The genomic region AGCTCAAGCTGTGACCTGAAGAAGTGGCTGCCATGGCCACCTACTGAGCCTTGGCTCGTTCTTTTCCAAACAAGCCAATGACGTAACTTAGGATAGCGGAAACTAGGATAGCTCCGATGATATTGGCCCCGGCTACCATCCAACCCCAGGTGCCGAGAAAGGCCCCGCCAATCCAGCCGCCAACGATGCCCACGATTATTGCTCCCCAGACACCGCCGGGGTATTCCCGGTTTATGGCATAGGTTTGGATAAGCCAACCCACCAGGCCGCCCAATACTATTACCAAGATCCAGCTACCGACTGTCACTATCTCACCTCCTTCAAAAACTCGTTGCTTCTAGCCGGGCGCTGGTCCTTGGGTAGCTTCCGAACCAGCGAGCCCCCTCCTTGATTGTCCATTCCTAGTTGTGCGGCTTGGCCGCGTGGGGCAGTGCCCGATCTTAGTTTGACCGCGGAAAGCAGGTTTATACATGCATGCCCTGGACACGGGCGGGTACAAGGC from Clostridia bacterium harbors:
- a CDS encoding GlsB/YeaQ/YmgE family stress response membrane protein; amino-acid sequence: MTVGSWILVIVLGGLVGWLIQTYAINREYPGGVWGAIIVGIVGGWIGGAFLGTWGWMVAGANIIGAILVSAILSYVIGLFGKERAKAQ